The following are encoded together in the Salinibacterium sp. UTAS2018 genome:
- a CDS encoding phosphodiesterase codes for MIQLGQYPAPSHVIAHVSDTHLLAGGRSLYGAVNTIEHLEQALAQLERSTAHPQAIVFTGDLADLGEPDAYVRLREIVEPAAKRMNAEIIWVMGNHDERNQYSKLLFDDESDAPQDRVYLIDGLRIISFDTTVPGYHHGDISDAQLEWLRNELATPAPHGTLLAVHHPPIPTPMLEAMGMLELQRQERLAEVLEGSDVRAILAGHLHYSTHSTFAGIPVSVASATCYTLDLSAEDRLLSGVDYGQAVNVVHVYEKQTVHSIIPVGDTAEITGHSADAWAQIEAMTPQQRLETFSAKNSTFNAAEVAASD; via the coding sequence GTGATTCAACTCGGCCAGTACCCTGCTCCCAGCCACGTCATCGCCCATGTCAGCGATACCCACTTGCTGGCGGGCGGGCGATCGCTCTACGGGGCGGTCAATACGATCGAACATCTCGAACAGGCGCTGGCCCAACTCGAACGATCAACGGCTCACCCGCAAGCCATCGTCTTCACCGGTGATCTCGCCGACCTGGGGGAGCCCGACGCTTACGTGCGCCTTCGCGAAATCGTCGAGCCCGCGGCTAAGCGTATGAACGCCGAAATCATTTGGGTCATGGGTAACCACGATGAGCGCAACCAGTACTCCAAACTTCTTTTCGATGACGAGTCGGATGCTCCGCAAGACCGGGTGTACCTGATCGACGGGTTGCGCATCATCTCGTTCGACACCACGGTGCCCGGTTATCACCACGGTGACATTAGCGACGCACAGTTGGAGTGGCTGCGCAACGAACTAGCTACCCCCGCACCGCACGGCACACTGCTCGCCGTGCATCATCCGCCGATCCCTACCCCCATGCTTGAAGCGATGGGCATGCTCGAGTTGCAGCGACAGGAACGGCTGGCTGAAGTTCTCGAGGGCAGCGATGTGCGGGCGATTCTTGCGGGCCACCTGCACTATTCGACCCACTCGACGTTTGCGGGCATCCCCGTCTCTGTCGCATCGGCAACCTGCTACACGCTCGACTTGAGCGCCGAAGACCGACTGCTCTCGGGCGTCGACTACGGCCAGGCCGTGAACGTGGTGCACGTCTACGAGAAGCAGACTGTGCACTCGATCATCCCGGTCGGCGATACGGCCGAGATCACCGGGCACTCCGCTGATGCGTGGGCTCAGATCGAAGCAATGACACCGCAACAACGCCTCGAAACGTTCTCTGCCAAGAACTCGACCTTCAATGCCGCCGAGGTTGCTGCGTCCGACTAG
- the putP gene encoding sodium/proline symporter PutP, whose product MNDLTFQIIAMVIYMAAMLGIGWWAYKRTTDLDDYMLAGRKLSPGVAALSAGASDMSGWLLLGLPGAFYVGGLVEAWIAIGLTIGAWLNWKFVAPRLRAYTEVSKNSITVPSFFENRLRDKTHILRITAGIIILVFFTFHVSSGMVAGGKFFESAFDSEYLLGMLLVGGVTVLYTLFGGFIGATYTDVVQGIMIFLALIFVPIIGISQVGGIDGAMESIRAVSTEEVDMLNLFGGSAIAAISAAAWGLGYFGQPHILVRFMALRSPGDAVAGRRIGISWMIISVLGALASALIGIAYFQQNPNLTLDDPEKVFLELSQIFFHPLIAGFVLAAVLAAVMSTISSQLIVSSSALVEDLFKIIAKKEATPKAQVILGRLGVLVVSVVAIIIALDPQASVLDLVGYAWAGFGAAFGPIVLLSLFWRKLTAPGAIAGMIAGAVTVVIWGNSDALSGVMYEIVPGFILNLVIAIVVSLFTFKHSDNIVTEFDSAVEGVRTGTVTLPVFDKKD is encoded by the coding sequence TTGAACGATCTAACCTTCCAAATTATTGCGATGGTCATTTACATGGCCGCAATGCTCGGGATCGGCTGGTGGGCCTACAAACGCACTACCGACCTCGACGACTACATGCTTGCTGGTCGCAAGCTCAGCCCCGGGGTGGCAGCGCTCAGCGCCGGTGCCTCCGACATGTCCGGTTGGCTGCTCCTCGGGCTACCCGGTGCCTTTTACGTCGGCGGTCTCGTCGAAGCGTGGATCGCCATCGGTCTGACGATCGGTGCTTGGCTTAACTGGAAGTTTGTAGCACCGCGTCTTCGCGCCTACACCGAGGTTTCCAAGAACTCGATCACCGTTCCCAGCTTCTTTGAGAACCGCCTCCGCGACAAGACGCACATTCTGCGCATCACCGCCGGCATCATCATCCTCGTCTTCTTCACGTTCCACGTATCGTCCGGCATGGTCGCCGGTGGCAAGTTCTTCGAGAGTGCCTTTGACTCCGAGTACCTCCTCGGAATGCTGCTCGTCGGTGGCGTCACCGTGCTCTACACCCTCTTCGGCGGCTTCATCGGGGCAACGTATACCGACGTCGTTCAGGGCATCATGATCTTCCTCGCGTTGATCTTCGTGCCGATCATCGGCATCTCGCAGGTCGGTGGCATCGACGGCGCCATGGAATCGATCCGGGCCGTCAGCACCGAAGAAGTCGACATGCTCAACCTCTTCGGCGGTTCAGCCATCGCGGCTATTTCCGCAGCAGCCTGGGGCCTCGGTTACTTCGGTCAGCCGCACATCCTGGTTCGTTTCATGGCGCTGCGTTCCCCCGGGGATGCTGTAGCCGGTCGCCGCATCGGCATCAGTTGGATGATCATCTCGGTTCTCGGTGCGCTGGCCTCCGCCCTCATCGGTATCGCGTACTTCCAGCAGAACCCGAACCTCACCTTGGATGACCCCGAGAAGGTCTTCCTTGAGCTGTCGCAGATCTTCTTCCACCCGCTGATCGCTGGTTTCGTTCTCGCGGCAGTGCTTGCCGCTGTCATGAGCACGATCTCCTCGCAGCTGATCGTGTCGTCGTCGGCTCTCGTCGAAGACCTCTTCAAGATCATTGCGAAGAAGGAAGCTACCCCCAAGGCGCAGGTCATCTTGGGCCGTCTCGGTGTACTCGTCGTCTCGGTGGTCGCAATCATCATTGCGCTCGACCCGCAAGCATCCGTTCTCGACCTCGTCGGCTACGCGTGGGCCGGCTTCGGTGCAGCGTTCGGTCCGATCGTTCTGCTGTCGCTGTTCTGGCGCAAGCTGACCGCGCCGGGTGCGATTGCCGGAATGATCGCCGGTGCTGTCACCGTCGTCATCTGGGGCAACAGCGATGCGCTCTCCGGCGTCATGTACGAAATCGTGCCTGGCTTCATTCTGAACCTTGTGATTGCGATCGTCGTGAGCTTGTTCACCTTCAAACACAGCGACAACATCGTGACCGAGTTCGACTCGGCTGTTGAAGGCGTTCGCACCGGAACGGTAACGCTGCCCGTCTTCGACAAGAAGGACTAA
- the dprA gene encoding DNA-processing protein DprA, protein MFGLKESEVATLVKAVSVGGGNDLNRDAIEERFARATWSGLAEPGDRLAGRAIQQLGAVRALTAVVEHWDPERFAAALAGDGEVVADNDMAQALDRWMPRLKSNTALIALRQAARFGARLLTPADTLWPSRLNDLDWHAPSALWVRGTDEALAGIERGIALVGARAATGYGEHITMEASAGLVDRGYTIVSGAAYGIDGMAHRAALASQGLTVAFLAGGVDRFYPSGHDALLGRIVEHGVVISELPCGSPPTKWRFLQRNRLIAAASMATVVLEAGWRSGSLNTAGHAATLGRPLGAVPGPVTSAASAGCHRLIHDYDAVCVTNPDQMAELAPIEQALLTVDEVVDVTKVVTATSEAPDVGSQRNTETIRLLDALSARSARTTDDLAARSGLAISTVRAQLGLLELDGRVTETERGWKRAAS, encoded by the coding sequence ATGTTCGGACTCAAAGAATCAGAAGTCGCCACCCTCGTAAAGGCCGTCAGTGTCGGGGGCGGCAATGACCTCAATCGTGATGCGATCGAGGAGCGATTCGCTCGCGCAACGTGGAGCGGCCTCGCCGAGCCTGGTGATCGTCTTGCCGGTCGCGCCATCCAGCAGCTAGGGGCCGTTCGCGCTCTTACCGCTGTTGTTGAGCATTGGGATCCAGAGCGGTTTGCCGCCGCGCTTGCTGGCGACGGTGAGGTCGTGGCCGACAACGATATGGCCCAAGCGCTTGACCGGTGGATGCCACGGCTCAAATCGAACACAGCTCTCATCGCTCTGCGTCAGGCTGCCCGGTTCGGCGCGCGCCTGCTCACGCCCGCCGACACCCTGTGGCCATCCCGGCTCAATGATCTCGACTGGCACGCACCCTCTGCGCTCTGGGTTCGCGGAACCGACGAAGCCCTCGCCGGAATCGAACGCGGCATCGCCCTCGTCGGAGCCCGCGCAGCAACCGGCTACGGCGAACACATCACCATGGAAGCATCCGCTGGCCTTGTCGATCGTGGGTACACGATCGTGTCGGGCGCCGCCTACGGCATCGACGGCATGGCTCACCGCGCGGCTCTCGCCAGTCAGGGCCTCACCGTCGCGTTTCTCGCCGGGGGAGTAGATCGCTTCTACCCGAGCGGCCATGACGCTCTCCTCGGTCGCATCGTGGAACACGGCGTCGTAATCTCCGAGCTCCCGTGCGGGTCGCCACCTACCAAATGGAGGTTTCTGCAGCGCAACAGGCTCATAGCCGCAGCGAGCATGGCGACGGTAGTGCTTGAAGCGGGCTGGCGATCCGGCTCCCTCAATACGGCTGGCCACGCAGCAACGCTAGGTCGTCCGCTCGGTGCAGTGCCTGGGCCGGTCACGAGCGCAGCCTCCGCGGGCTGTCACCGACTTATCCATGACTATGACGCCGTGTGTGTCACCAACCCCGACCAGATGGCCGAGCTAGCGCCGATCGAGCAAGCACTGCTCACCGTCGACGAGGTCGTGGATGTCACAAAGGTCGTCACGGCAACGAGCGAGGCGCCGGATGTTGGCAGCCAGCGCAATACTGAAACCATTCGCCTTCTCGACGCCCTCAGCGCTCGCAGCGCCCGCACCACCGACGACCTCGCCGCACGCAGTGGCCTCGCGATCTCTACGGTTCGAGCTCAGCTAGGCCTCCTCGAACTCGACGGTCGCGTCACCGAAACCGAGCGCGGTTGGAAGCGTGCCGCTAGTTGA
- a CDS encoding YifB family Mg chelatase-like AAA ATPase yields the protein MIGRTYAVSLLGLEGAIVEIEADLSNNLPGFVLIGLPDTALGEAKDRVRAAATNSGCGLPNRKITVNLSPAALPKHGSGFDLGIAVAALAAAGTISAESIDRVLHIGELGLDGRLRPVNGVLPAVLAASRAGFTTVMVPSGNADEASLVPDMRVIAVPSLRDAAIWHGGEFEPEPVEVITRAAPEVTLDNVGDLSDMIGGSDAIDAMLVAAAGGHHVFLLGPPGAGKTMLAARLPGLLPDLDPQAALEVSSIRSLAGLPVGSSLTTRPPLEAPHHTATAAALVGGGSSQIRPGAAARASDGVLFLDEAPEFAPAALDALRQPLESGVISIHRANAIAHFPGRFQLVMAANPCPCGQWGARDSECTCPPNSRRRYLARLSGPLLDRIDIQFRVERITSAQLRLAGEQPSLSTADARARVTAARQRSAARLETTPWRLNSHVPGSYLRGTELRLAPKVTAGLDRALERGGITMRGYDRVLRVAWSLADLADDSRPDDTHVGQALYLRKAMSQ from the coding sequence GTGATCGGCAGAACCTACGCTGTCTCCCTTCTGGGCCTCGAAGGCGCGATTGTGGAGATTGAGGCAGACCTCTCCAACAACCTCCCGGGATTCGTGCTCATCGGCTTGCCCGACACCGCGCTTGGTGAGGCGAAAGATCGGGTGCGGGCGGCGGCAACGAACTCCGGATGCGGGCTGCCGAACCGTAAGATCACCGTCAACCTATCGCCTGCCGCTCTGCCGAAGCACGGCTCAGGTTTTGACCTCGGTATCGCGGTCGCGGCCCTCGCTGCCGCCGGCACGATTTCGGCGGAGTCTATCGACCGTGTGCTTCACATCGGTGAGCTTGGTCTCGATGGGCGGCTTCGTCCGGTAAACGGGGTGCTGCCTGCGGTGCTCGCCGCGTCGCGGGCAGGGTTCACGACTGTGATGGTGCCGAGCGGCAATGCCGATGAGGCATCCCTCGTACCCGACATGCGAGTGATCGCCGTTCCTTCGCTGCGGGATGCCGCGATCTGGCATGGCGGAGAATTCGAGCCTGAACCCGTCGAAGTAATAACGAGGGCTGCTCCCGAGGTCACGCTCGATAACGTCGGCGACCTCTCCGACATGATCGGCGGCAGCGACGCGATTGACGCGATGCTGGTCGCAGCAGCGGGCGGCCATCATGTCTTCCTGCTGGGCCCGCCCGGAGCCGGCAAAACGATGCTCGCCGCGAGGCTGCCCGGGCTTTTACCCGATCTCGATCCGCAGGCGGCCCTCGAGGTGTCCTCCATTCGTTCGCTCGCCGGACTCCCGGTCGGCAGCAGTCTCACGACACGTCCACCCCTCGAAGCGCCTCACCATACGGCGACGGCCGCGGCGCTCGTGGGAGGTGGCAGCTCCCAGATACGTCCGGGTGCTGCCGCCCGGGCCTCCGACGGAGTGCTCTTTCTCGACGAAGCACCCGAGTTTGCACCGGCAGCTCTGGATGCACTTCGGCAACCTCTCGAATCTGGAGTCATCAGCATCCATCGGGCCAATGCGATTGCTCACTTTCCGGGACGGTTTCAGCTAGTGATGGCGGCGAACCCGTGCCCGTGCGGGCAGTGGGGTGCGCGCGACAGCGAATGCACGTGCCCGCCGAACAGTCGGCGGCGGTATCTTGCCCGTCTCTCCGGGCCGCTCCTCGATCGCATCGATATCCAGTTCCGGGTTGAGCGCATCACGAGCGCCCAACTGCGGCTAGCGGGGGAGCAACCGTCTCTCTCGACAGCGGATGCCCGAGCCCGCGTCACAGCGGCTCGGCAGCGCTCGGCGGCTCGACTAGAGACCACGCCGTGGCGACTCAACTCGCACGTGCCGGGCTCGTACTTGCGCGGCACCGAACTGCGCCTCGCGCCGAAGGTCACTGCCGGACTCGACCGTGCACTCGAGCGCGGCGGCATCACGATGCGCGGCTACGACCGCGTGCTCCGCGTCGCGTGGTCTCTCGCCGACTTAGCCGACGATTCCCGTCCCGACGATACCCACGTCGGGCAAGCGCTCTACCTCAGAAAGGCCATGTCCCAGTGA
- a CDS encoding YraN family protein: protein MAAKDELGARGEQLATDHLTSAGLEILDRNWRCSQGELDIVARERDELVFVEVKTRSSVLFGHPFESITATKLARLRRLAAAWCDDHPGSGATVRIDAIAVIVPSRGEIEIEHLKRIS from the coding sequence ATGGCAGCAAAAGATGAACTTGGCGCACGTGGCGAACAGCTCGCGACCGACCACCTGACTAGTGCAGGGCTTGAGATCCTCGACCGCAATTGGCGGTGTTCGCAAGGGGAGCTCGACATTGTGGCGCGTGAGCGTGACGAGCTCGTCTTCGTCGAGGTCAAGACTCGCTCGAGTGTGTTGTTTGGGCATCCGTTCGAGTCGATCACGGCCACGAAACTTGCACGACTTCGGCGACTCGCCGCGGCGTGGTGTGACGACCATCCGGGTTCGGGAGCGACTGTTCGCATTGATGCGATTGCCGTGATCGTGCCCTCACGTGGCGAAATCGAGATCGAGCACTTGAAGCGCATCTCGTGA
- a CDS encoding LysE/ArgO family amino acid transporter, with the protein MPPIIAVVIAGLGFGLSLIIAIGAQNAFVLRQGLRREHVTAVVLVCMLSDIVLITAGVAGLGALIEQAGWLLVIARVGGALFLLVYAFLSLRRAMRPQALTASTGGKGMTLAAAFSTAFALTWLNPHVYIDTVLLLGSIGGTYGDDRWWFALGACLGSVIWFTAIGYGSRYLRPLFAKPMAWRVLDIVIAIIMVVLAASLIAGLFE; encoded by the coding sequence ATGCCCCCGATCATCGCCGTCGTCATCGCCGGGCTCGGCTTTGGGCTTTCGCTGATAATTGCGATCGGCGCGCAAAACGCGTTCGTGCTGCGTCAAGGACTGCGGCGGGAACATGTCACTGCGGTAGTGCTCGTCTGCATGCTCTCTGACATCGTGCTGATCACCGCCGGTGTTGCTGGCCTCGGCGCGCTCATCGAGCAAGCAGGGTGGCTGCTCGTGATCGCGCGGGTCGGTGGCGCCCTCTTCTTGCTCGTGTACGCCTTCCTATCGCTGCGCCGCGCCATGCGTCCGCAAGCCCTCACGGCGTCGACCGGCGGCAAGGGGATGACGCTCGCGGCCGCCTTCTCGACGGCGTTTGCGCTCACTTGGCTCAACCCGCACGTGTATATCGATACCGTGCTGCTGCTCGGTTCCATCGGTGGAACCTACGGCGATGACCGCTGGTGGTTCGCGCTCGGAGCGTGCCTCGGCAGCGTGATCTGGTTCACGGCGATCGGCTATGGCAGCCGCTATCTGCGACCACTCTTCGCTAAGCCGATGGCGTGGCGGGTGCTCGACATTGTGATTGCGATCATCATGGTGGTGCTGGCGGCGAGTTTGATCGCCGGGTTGTTCGAGTAG
- a CDS encoding FAD-binding and (Fe-S)-binding domain-containing protein, producing MPSTPPSEHRDLVHALSSAVRGEVDDSTRRRAEYSSDASNYRVVPQVVVFPRDTDDVLAALAISRDSGTPLTSRGGGTSVAGNAIGSGIVLDFSRHLNRVIDIDPDARTARVQPGTVLGTLQAAAQPHGLRFGPDPSTWSRCTVGGMIGNNACGAHSLQFGRTADNVKSLDVVDGRGRRFTAANDPSVINGLPALVSSNLATIRTELGRFGRQVSGYSLEHLLPEHGHNLARSLVGTEGSLVTVLEATVDLVAEAQHPLLVALGYPDMATAADAVPALLAHRPSAIEGLDARIVDAVSRTRGARAVAALPAGAGWLLVEITGDDPAETLQRANRLAADAAAIESRVIIDAAAAKQLWRIREDGAGLAGRTASGKQAWPGFEDAAVPPERLGAYLRDFDALLADYNIEGMPYGHFGDGCVHVRLDIPLATDGAFLRAFVDDAATLVACHGGSLSGEHGDGRARSELLPRMYSPAAIELFGQFKRLFDPNNLLNPGIVVDPAPVDAALRRPAALPLIKVNGFAFSDDDGDLTTASHRCVGVGKCRADNAASHGVMCPSYLATGDEKDSTRGRARVLQEMANGTLVTGGVNSPEVHDALDLCLSCKACASDCPAGVDMATLKAEVLHRRYEGKLRPRSHYLLGQLPRWARLVSPIAPLANALLRVPLVRRLTLWAGGMDARRTFPAFARHPFRSSSEARALRAAPPVAATSAGRATSAAATPIASADRADNTPVGQYRDNRSDADRNATPRPQVLLWADSFTDNFSPDIARATIRVLDAAGYEILLPERDVCCGLTWITTGQLAGARQKLTDLVSEFSGYVDRGIPVIGIEPSCTAVLRSDLTELLPDDLAAAAVARSTFTLSELLTAPAPLGPANWQPPALSNQTFVVQPHCHQHAVMGFDADRALLAATGATVTEISGCCGLAGNFGMEKGHYDVSVAVAENGILPALREATSDSTLIADGFSCRTQASQLANTEGKHLAEVLAAALPER from the coding sequence ATGCCGTCCACGCCACCGTCGGAACACCGTGACCTCGTTCACGCGCTGAGTTCTGCGGTGCGCGGCGAGGTCGATGACTCCACGCGCCGCCGTGCCGAATACTCCAGCGATGCCTCGAACTATCGGGTCGTGCCGCAGGTTGTGGTTTTCCCGCGCGACACCGACGACGTGCTCGCGGCGCTGGCCATCAGCCGCGATTCCGGCACTCCCCTCACGTCTCGCGGCGGCGGCACATCCGTTGCCGGCAACGCCATCGGCTCCGGCATCGTGCTCGACTTTTCTCGCCATCTCAACCGCGTCATCGACATTGACCCGGATGCCCGCACCGCCCGCGTGCAGCCCGGCACCGTCTTGGGCACCCTCCAAGCCGCCGCGCAACCACACGGTCTGCGCTTCGGCCCCGACCCCTCCACGTGGTCGCGCTGCACCGTCGGAGGCATGATCGGCAACAACGCGTGCGGCGCCCACTCACTACAGTTCGGGCGCACCGCCGACAACGTGAAGAGCCTCGATGTTGTCGATGGCCGCGGTCGACGCTTCACGGCGGCGAACGACCCGAGCGTCATCAACGGCCTCCCCGCCCTCGTCAGCAGCAACCTCGCGACGATCCGCACCGAGCTCGGGCGCTTCGGCCGTCAGGTGTCGGGCTACAGTCTCGAACATCTGCTGCCCGAGCACGGACACAACCTAGCCCGCAGTCTCGTGGGCACCGAAGGCAGCCTCGTGACGGTGCTCGAAGCGACCGTCGACCTCGTTGCCGAAGCCCAGCATCCACTGCTCGTCGCCCTGGGCTATCCAGACATGGCCACCGCGGCCGACGCTGTGCCCGCCCTGCTCGCCCACCGCCCTAGCGCGATCGAGGGCCTCGATGCCCGCATCGTGGATGCCGTGAGCCGCACCCGCGGAGCCCGCGCCGTTGCCGCCCTGCCCGCAGGCGCGGGCTGGCTGCTCGTCGAGATCACGGGTGACGACCCCGCCGAGACTCTCCAGCGCGCGAACCGTCTTGCCGCCGATGCTGCGGCCATCGAGTCGCGCGTCATCATCGATGCGGCGGCCGCGAAGCAACTGTGGCGCATCCGTGAAGATGGCGCCGGACTGGCCGGGCGCACGGCATCCGGAAAGCAGGCGTGGCCCGGTTTCGAAGACGCCGCTGTGCCACCCGAACGCCTGGGCGCCTACCTGCGCGACTTCGATGCTCTGCTGGCCGACTACAACATTGAGGGGATGCCGTACGGCCATTTCGGCGACGGTTGCGTTCATGTGCGGCTCGATATTCCGCTCGCGACGGATGGTGCATTTTTGCGAGCCTTCGTGGATGACGCCGCCACCCTCGTCGCGTGCCATGGCGGCTCGCTGTCGGGCGAACACGGCGATGGTCGGGCGCGCAGTGAGTTGCTGCCGCGCATGTATTCGCCCGCGGCCATCGAGCTCTTCGGGCAGTTCAAACGCCTCTTCGACCCAAACAATCTGCTGAACCCGGGCATCGTCGTTGACCCGGCCCCGGTCGACGCTGCTCTGCGCCGGCCGGCCGCGCTCCCGCTGATCAAGGTCAACGGTTTTGCGTTCAGTGACGACGATGGCGATCTCACCACGGCCAGCCACCGCTGCGTCGGAGTCGGCAAGTGTCGCGCCGACAACGCGGCCAGCCACGGGGTCATGTGCCCGTCATACTTGGCGACCGGCGACGAAAAAGATTCCACTCGCGGTCGCGCGCGCGTGCTGCAAGAAATGGCCAACGGCACCCTCGTCACCGGCGGCGTGAATTCCCCCGAAGTCCACGACGCGCTCGACCTCTGCCTCTCCTGCAAAGCGTGCGCGAGCGACTGTCCCGCCGGCGTCGACATGGCTACCCTCAAGGCCGAAGTGCTGCACCGCCGCTACGAGGGCAAGCTCCGCCCGCGCAGCCATTACCTCCTCGGCCAGCTTCCGCGGTGGGCACGACTCGTGTCGCCAATCGCCCCGCTCGCCAACGCCCTGCTACGCGTACCGCTCGTGCGACGCCTCACTCTGTGGGCCGGAGGAATGGATGCTCGGCGCACGTTCCCCGCCTTCGCTCGTCACCCCTTCCGTTCGAGCTCCGAGGCTCGAGCCCTGCGCGCTGCGCCGCCAGTCGCGGCAACCAGCGCTGGACGGGCAACCTCCGCCGCCGCCACCCCAATAGCATCCGCCGACCGCGCAGACAACACTCCCGTCGGCCAGTACCGCGACAACCGCAGCGACGCTGACCGCAACGCCACACCACGCCCCCAAGTCCTCCTCTGGGCCGACTCGTTCACCGACAACTTCTCGCCGGACATTGCTCGCGCCACGATCCGCGTGCTGGATGCGGCCGGCTACGAGATCCTGCTTCCGGAACGCGATGTGTGTTGCGGCCTCACCTGGATCACCACCGGGCAGTTGGCGGGCGCGCGCCAGAAGCTCACCGACCTAGTCAGCGAGTTCTCCGGCTATGTCGACCGCGGCATCCCGGTCATCGGCATCGAGCCTTCGTGCACGGCCGTGCTGCGCTCCGATCTGACCGAGCTTCTGCCCGACGACCTCGCGGCGGCAGCAGTCGCCCGGTCAACTTTCACGCTCTCGGAGCTGCTCACCGCGCCGGCACCGCTGGGGCCAGCCAACTGGCAACCGCCTGCCCTCAGCAACCAGACCTTTGTTGTGCAGCCGCACTGCCACCAGCACGCGGTGATGGGCTTCGACGCCGACCGCGCGCTGCTCGCTGCCACGGGAGCCACCGTTACCGAGATCAGCGGATGCTGCGGGCTGGCCGGAAACTTCGGCATGGAGAAGGGCCACTACGACGTTTCTGTCGCAGTCGCCGAAAACGGCATCCTGCCTGCCCTGCGTGAAGCGACATCCGACAGCACTCTGATCGCCGACGGCTTCTCGTGCCGCACCCAGGCATCACAACTCGCGAATACCGAGGGCAAGCACCTCGCGGAAGTTCTCGCCGCCGCGCTTCCCGAGCGCTAA
- a CDS encoding DUF2469 domain-containing protein, which yields MDEDEFEDYDREVELALYREYRDVVSQFRFVIETERRFYLANEVDLVRRDTEHDFYFELSMTDVWVWDVYRSDRFVKSVRVLTFKDVNIEELSAKDLELPKELALDE from the coding sequence ATGGATGAAGACGAGTTTGAAGACTATGACCGCGAGGTCGAGCTTGCGCTGTACCGCGAATACCGCGATGTAGTGAGCCAATTCCGCTTTGTGATCGAAACGGAACGACGATTTTACCTCGCCAACGAGGTCGATTTGGTGCGCCGCGATACCGAGCACGACTTCTATTTCGAGCTCTCGATGACCGACGTGTGGGTGTGGGACGTGTACCGTTCCGACCGCTTCGTGAAGAGTGTGCGCGTGCTCACGTTCAAAGACGTCAACATCGAAGAGCTCAGCGCCAAAGACCTCGAACTGCCGAAGGAACTCGCGCTCGACGAGTAG
- a CDS encoding ribonuclease HII has protein sequence MAVSDPNSDVEVELFRAGARAVIGCDEVGRGAIAGPVGVGMTAITRAHGAWPAGLRDSKMLSQKRRELLEPLTLEWAPLSAVGYADATEIDAIGITAALGLAGKRALIQLHEAGLDVMSSVVLLDGSTDWLSSALTVAPRVHTRVKADRDCVSVAAASVVAKVHRDNLMIEADNEYPGYGWPSNKGYGSAAHFEAVRSLGATELHRHTWLR, from the coding sequence GTGGCTGTGTCAGACCCGAACAGCGATGTCGAGGTCGAACTCTTTCGCGCCGGTGCGCGTGCCGTCATCGGCTGTGACGAAGTTGGTCGCGGGGCAATCGCGGGCCCGGTCGGTGTCGGTATGACGGCGATCACTCGCGCGCATGGCGCTTGGCCTGCAGGGTTGCGCGATTCAAAAATGCTGAGCCAAAAGCGGCGCGAGCTTCTTGAACCGCTCACTCTCGAATGGGCGCCTCTGTCGGCAGTTGGCTACGCGGATGCCACCGAGATTGATGCGATCGGCATTACGGCCGCCTTGGGGCTGGCCGGCAAGCGCGCGCTCATCCAACTCCACGAAGCGGGTCTCGACGTGATGTCGAGCGTGGTGCTGTTGGACGGCAGCACCGACTGGCTCAGCAGCGCCCTCACGGTCGCGCCGCGAGTGCACACCCGGGTAAAAGCAGACCGCGACTGCGTCTCGGTCGCTGCGGCATCCGTGGTGGCAAAAGTGCACCGCGACAACCTCATGATCGAGGCCGATAACGAATACCCCGGCTACGGCTGGCCGAGCAACAAGGGGTACGGTTCGGCGGCGCATTTTGAGGCTGTGCGCAGTCTCGGCGCCACTGAACTTCATCGGCACACATGGTTGCGGTAG